A segment of the Candidatus Nitrososphaera gargensis Ga9.2 genome:
TTTGCTGAGGTTGAAGGCCAACAGTTTTACGACATGCGGAAAATCAATGATCGGATTAGACTGGCTGCTCGCAAGGCCATTAAACAAATCAAACATTCGCGCTGGCCTGTGATTGAATATTTGCGCAGGAAATTTGAAGAAACAAATGATATCCGATGGCTACCGACAAATATCAGTGACTTTGATCGTTACAATACTTTTACAGTGCGATTGCTTGGAGGGCCGCCATTCTGACATGGGCAACCATAGTGACAAGTGGACTTCAATTACAGTAAGCAGGGATGTATACAAGGCCCTCGAAAAGACTAAAAAGAATGGGGAAACATTCAATGATGTAGTTGCAAGCATGGTTGCAGAAAAAGAACGCTCGAAAAAACAGGAAAGTGAATTGGACTGGCTAGTCCGACAAGGGCCAGATTTTCTTGTTCCTTATGCCGGAAAATACATTGCAATTTGGAAGCATGAAATAATTGGAGTGGGTAGACACGAGGGTGAGGCGTTGGATGCGGCTAGGAAAAAAGTGCCTGATTCAAACCCAACGATTATGGGCGTGCCGACACAAGAAGGCTTTATTGGTGGATTTAAAATTGCCAAAACAGCAAATACTTGAATATCCTTGGCTGCCTTACAGAACAAGATATTTTGATGTTTTGTATTATCCTGTTGCCAACATCGCAGTGCGATATGGTCATTCAAACAACTGGTTATCTGGGTTATTCGTGATAGATAGCGGTGCTGACATTACCACTATGAACAAAATTGTTGCTGAAATGCTCGGTATTTCTGACTTTGAATCTGGCGAAAGAATAGAACTGACAGCAGCAGGGGGTAGTGCCATCGAAGCCCGAATACATAGGGTTGATATCGCTTTTAATGGCATAGTTGTCCCTGACGTTAGAATTGCATTCGCAAAGAAAAACGAATTGAAAATGTCGCTGCTTGGAAGGCTCGATGTTTTTGATTATTTTGATGTTAACTTGCAGGCAAGGACCAGAAGGACAATTTTGGTGCATTGAGTAATTCGGCACATGGGAATTAAATCAATCGGTCGCTGAACCCTTGGACGCCCTAATTTTGGGAGGTCTGAAACCATGATCGATTAATATCTCATATACCTCTTTAATTGCAAAGCAAAAACCAACATGGCAGCAGTCGGCACTATTGTCAAACTCACAAAATAATTGTTTTTCCTGATCGTTGATATAGACGTTGACATATTGACGCTTTCTGTGGTCGTAGAGCTCGACATAATTATCACGCTTGTCTTTGTATTCGATGAAGGGGCCATATTGCTGTAATTTCTCGTGATAATCGATATACTGAGTTAACAAGTTGTCAAGGTAGGCAGTAAATTTTTGATTCTTTGGGCGCTTTGTATCTTTTTCATAAATCTCTTCAAGTCGGCTCTTGACCTGATCCCGTACAGTTAATACCGTCCAGCCCTTCGCCATACTACTGCATTTTACTGTATAATACATTATTATAAAGATATTAGTTTGTCAACTTTTACTGTAACTTCCTATAAAGTAATTTACTGTATAATGTTTATAAGTTACTGTAAAATCCAGTAAAGGTATGGGAGAATACACATCGGCTACTATCTCTGTAAAGAGATACAATGGCTTGAAACAGGCTGCCGAGAGAGAAGGGAGGTCAATCACGGGCCAGCTTGATTGGATTTTGAAAAATGCAGGCGTGCCCGAGATCGACAACGAACAAACGCAAACGGTCAGAGTTGATAGGAGGAAGGCGTAAGATGCAGGATCAGAACATGCAATGGAAAGCCATCTGCCAAGTATCTGGTAGGTGTGTCGTTCTAACATCACGTCGCGGTATTGCAAAACATCTAAAATTCAAACACGAACTGGAGACAGGACACAAGACCCTTGTCAGAGGAGTGAAGGCGTAACATGGCGACCGTCACAGTTTCCACACCGCCGGCCGCCATGCCAGCGCCCACGCAAACAGAGATCGACGCTGTCAGTGCTACGAGCATGGAGACAACATCGACACCGCAGCGCGCCATTACTTCGCAAAAGAAGGTTAAGAAGGTTAGGACAGGCGGGCGCCTTGATGGCGTTAGGAGAAATTACCGCAGCGTCGGCGGCAAGACCTTTGATGACACAAACGCAGTAAAGGAACACATTCTACAGCTCATTGAAACCAAGCCACGCACGCCACGGGAACTATGCAAACTGACAGGCTACAGCCGCATGAACATCAACCGCTACACTAGCAAACTGGCCAAGGAAGGCAAGATCGAAAAAGACGGCCACATGTGGAAAAAGAAGAACCTGACGGCGGCGCAAGTGGCTCAAGTTCTTGTAGAAAATCTGAGCGAAGAAGAATTTGGACAACTACCAATATTGAAGCCGTGGATCGAAAAACTGGGCGACAACCCAAGCCGAGGCGAGCGCCGAGAATTTTCTTGTTTCCGAAATATTTGCCTTGGCATCTATCTTCCGGGTTTCAAGTGCAATCCTGAGAACTGGCAATACAAGGAAACAACCAGAGAATTTGCCGAAAAATACAAGGCAGCGACTGGCAGGAAAAAGCCACCCTATGGAGTACGACAATCAATCAGAACATTCCTTGGCGTTTGCCTTGGCATCCCGCTGCGTGAGAACCCGTTTTTGATACAAATAGGCATCGACGGCGAAAAAGAGAACATTGGCGCCCATGGCGACATCAAAATATCGGAAGAAGACGGCGAACTTGACAAGGCGATCGAGTATTGTAAATCGTTACCGGAGCCGCTTAACTTGCAGATGCTGGCCCTGCTAGCCTTCAACATGGAAGCAATGCCTAGATCAGAACGTGGTATGCTCATAGAAGTGGAAGACGTATCTTTTGAAGATCAGGTAATCGAGCAGGCATGGCTCAAAAACTACGCCAAACCTGTCCGTGATCCCGACCAACTACAAATGCTTCATGCGCTGGCTTTGGCTTTGCCTGATGGCGTTGTAAGATTCGAGCGCGTCACGCGCAGGATCGCAGTTGTAAAGCACCTTGAAACCAAGACGGGCGACGAATGGGAAACCTACATCATTACCCCGGCGCTAGTGCAAGCAGCTGAAACATGGATCGAACAGAGAAGAAATGCGCCCGGCGTAAGCTGGATTGACAGCGAAGGCAACAGGCATGAGGGCTACAGATACGTTTTCTATGACGGCCACGACATCAATCCGGACGAAACACAAGAGGGCGGAATACTAGAACAGGTCAACGCTCAATACAATTTTCGCGAAAACCTCCGGGCACTATATCGCCACCTTGGCAAGACTGACGCATATATGTTCAAGCAACCACTATACACGCTCAGGCATTGCGGCGCCCAGCTGATGCTGGAGCGGAGCGACTATGATTATGATTATGTCGCAGAGCACGGATGGAACGACACTGCTACACTGAGGACATGGTACGGTCACAGAGGTAAGGCGTCGCTAAAGGACAAACTGCTTCATAGGTGATCAGCTCATGGCACGAGCATTTTCCATTAGAATCGGTGACGCATTCGCTGACTTTTTGGAGACACTGGGAGACAAAAGGAAAGCGATAGAAAACGCACTTGATCTCAAAAGAAAATTCGACGCCGGTCAGCTCGTCGAAGTCAACACGCTACTAAAAGGCCAAGAATCTGACGCCTGCATTTTTGGACTAAAAGACGTTGATCCGCTGTCCAATGTTGCAGATACCAACTGCCCCATAAAAAAAATCTACCCTGCATTGAAAAAGGCCGAAAACGGCGAAGAGCTGGCAAAGTTCTGCGCTAAATGTCCTTGGCGTGACCACGATAAAGTGGTTTACAAACTAAAGACCCGCTACACTAACCTATTCAGAGAAGCACTCGAAAATGCAGAAGTTCAAACAATCGTAAGCGTGCCGACCACTGACACGCCACAGGAACGACATGAAGCGGCTACTACTACAATGGTGAAAGCAACAACTCGTGTCAGCGCCAAAAAAGAAGGCTGGCAATCGACTTGTTATCGCTGCGGGCAAACTGTTTACTATCACAAGAGCGTGAAAAGTTCAAGTGGCAAACACATTCCGCTGGATAACTTGGAAGAACGCAAAACCCATGATTGCCCTAACTATGAGCCAAAACTGCGAACACAAGCGCCAGTATCGACAACAAGGCAAGAGAAGCGGTGGGAACCCCGGTATTGTGATTGTGGCATAAAGTACACTGACAAATCAGAGATGGCCGCACACGTCAAGACAGTTCACAATCGCAATCTGACGCCATATGAAGCGCAGGAGGAGCAGGCATGATCAAACTGCTAACACTGAAAGATATAGCGCCAAAATGGGCGCATCGGCTCAGAAAGAAGGCAGAGCCACGCATCATAGCCGAAAACAAAGAGCTGATCTATGACTATCAAACTTGCATAGTTACAGAAGCGCACGGCGGCAAACACCCATACAAAACGCCTAACGGCAAGATATGTGCGGAATGCACCGAAGCGGCGGGCTTGCTGTCTTACTACTATCGCAAGCGCGACCATGAAGAATTTGAAATCACGCTCAAGCGCTGGATTCTACACTGGAACGCAAGGCACGCCGGCAAGGAATACCGCAAAGCGGTAGCAGACTGGATGATAAAGCACTTCAAACTTGAGGACGTGCTAAACGTTCAGCGCTACGTCGATCCAATAATCGAGCAGTTCTACCAAAGGAGGCCGCTTAATTGAGTCAGCAGCACGGCATACTCCACAAAGAGCGCAGATACTATAGCATCCTTGACGATTGCCCGGCTTGTGGTGCAAACAGGCTAAAAGACAACAGTCAAGGGCTCAACGACAAGGGCAAGGGCGACAATCGGATCGTTTACTGTAGAACGTGCGGTTGGGTTCAGACAAGGAGGGCGGTTGCCGTAACATGACCGCTGAATTACAAACAATCGGCTGCCGTGTCTGCACCGAAGAATACTTGCAAAAATACCCGCTTGCAAGGGCAGGATGGCCGCTCTACGAACAAAGCGAATTGACGCCATGTCGCCGCTGTCATTTTTGGCTTTGCAAAAAGCACCAAGGAGGGCCAGTGAGTTGACATGCCAAAAAGAAAAACCGGGATCGGCTTTAACCCCAGCTACAGCCCGACAGTGGCAGAGCTGCACCCTGCTAACGAAAAATGCGCCGGTTGCGGCTGTCCAAATTCGGCACACGGCCACAGGATCGGAAAGTGCTACAATCGAAAGTATGTTGCTGAGGGAAATAGCACTTTCGAGATTACTTGCAACTGCCTTCAATTCCGACCTACGGAGCTGGTGAAAATTGAGCCAAGAAATACCAATAGAAATAGGCGTAATTTGTAAGTGCGGCCAAGCCTTCAAGCATGTGCTCAATTTCGTCAACCATGCCAAGAAGTGTGACAAATTCGCCAAGACGGACAGCGGTTTGAAGCGGATCGCAGAGCAATTGCTATCACTGAAGGAGGGATCGCTTGCTTGACTGATTCATTGACAGGGCTACAAACCGTTTATGATCTGTTCTACAGGGCTGGCTACTATTGCCAGTTTTGTGGAGCGTTCAGAACGCAGAAAAATGCCATGATTAAACACATCAAGAGCTGGCATAGCGAAGCGGTCAGACGGCAAGTCGAAAAAATGCAATCGGAGGATCAGGCATGAAACTCAATCGTGCAAACACTGTTACGAACAAGATGCTATACTACGGACAAGACCCGCTAAAGTGGATTTGGCTCTGGCTGAATCATCCAAAGTGGACGAGGGCGAATTAGATGAGCGGGAATAATGCCAGTAGTTGCGACCGCTGCTTAGAGCCATCGACAATAAAATACAGCTATGGCCTACGATGCACAAAACACGGACTCGAAGAAATAGCCGACTTGCTACGACATCTAAAACGAGAGGGCAAAATCGATGATGAAGGACTAGGCTGGCTTATGGAAGTTTGCCGGAGGTTGATCAGTCCTTGAGCAAGCGCTATCAAGGGATCGGTTGGCGGCCATGCCCTGTATGCGGTAAGCAGGGCTATGCCTACAAAATGGACGGCCATTTTGAGCTCAAGCATCCGGCATCAATTCAAGATAGCCAGCAAATGACATTCACCGATTCAAGCCTTGCAATGCAACCAAAAGCGAAACAAAAAACCTGCTACGTGAGAAAAGGAACAAAGCGATTTTCTAAAGTGCCCTATGGCATCTATGCCAAGCGCATCAAAAGTAGTATACCGAGTATACCAACCGACAGGATCGCAGTATTCCCCGGTGCAATCTAGTCATGAGCTACAGCGGATTTTTCAGTATCAACAATTCGCTAGATGATACAACAAAAGCCTTGCTCAAATTCTATCTACCGGACGGCGGCGTGATTTACGATCCTACTTGCGGAGAAAAAAATTATCAATTCTCATGGCTGAAAAAATCAAGTACCATAGCCCTTGACTACTATTGCAATATCACCGGGCGCCGGGGCAAGGCCGTGCTACAGCAACAGGCAAAAGAGCACTATCGCTATATCTGCTCCGATCTCAAGCCTACGGGCGACTTTATCGCAAACGTCAGTCACTTGCCATTGAAAAATAAATGCGCTGATGCAACTTGGTATGATCCGCCTTTTGCTCCTACTCGTGACAGCAAAGACCCGCGAGCGAAGGCTTTTGGAGTTAACGAGAACAGGACGCCAAAGCAAATAAAGGAATTTTACAGTGCTGACATTTTGAAGGAACTAGCAAGGGTTACAAAGAAATTCATTTTTGTGAGGGGGCAAGACATCTATTTTCCGCCAAACACTACAAATTTTTACCCGTTCTATGAGATGGCCTTGCACAGCGTAAAGAAGGTGAAAGAACTTGAGAAAAAGCCAATAGCTGAATATACGCTCCGATACAATCACGGGAAATTGCCTTTATTCAGATACCGGTTAAGAAATGTCCAGCGCCCAATAATCACATACAGCAAGATCGCAGTTTTGAAAGTAAAGGAGGGCGCCATCGCTTGAAGCATGTTTGCTCCGGCATCAAGCACAAGCATAAAGGCGCTCTCAGACAGACAAGGCACCCATACTATATTTATGAAAATTGGTGCGAGACATGCCATTATGCCTATCAAAAGAAGTTCAGGGTATGCCCTTGCTGTAAGCGCCTATTGAGAACAAAATCAAGAGACAAGCCAAAAGCACACACCCCCGCTTTATCCTTTTAAAATCAGGATCGTTTTATTTTTGATGTTTGAAGCATTATTTTTGCAACAAGCACCGACCGGCGAAAGTCTGACAGCGATTATTTTAGGCGCCATCGCCACGCTGATCCCGACGATTAGCATAATTTTGAAGCAATGGAGCAACGGCAAATTTACGAGCCAGCAACTTGCAGAAAAAGGCCTAGAGCTGCAAGGTGCCATAGCATCAGAACAAACACAGCGCAGGGCCAGCGAAAGACTATCTTGCATAGTGGCACAACTGATCATAGCAAACAACGACGGAAGGATCGACCAGCGAGAATTTGATCATATCATAGGGCTTGCAAGGGCGGCCCTTGTTGAAACTAGCAGAGAAGCAGGGCTTGACATCACCGAGATCGTGACAGCGGCCGAAAAACTGCTAGCCAAGCCCGGCAGCGGCCAACCGATCGACATAAAGTCAATCCCATACTACAGCCCGACAGGAACCCCGATGCTAAAGCCGGAAGAGCTGTTGCAGGGCTTTGATCTTGACGCCATAAGGCAGGCACCAGCACCGACGCAAATACCGGGTGCCGATAAAATGAACTTGCCACAATTCCAAGCGGCCTTTAGAGTATGGAGCGAGGCACACGGATTCAAACCTATGACGCCGGTTGAGTCTTGACAGGCTCAACCCCCCTTATTTTTGCCAAGTTAGGGTTATCTTTTTAAATTCGCGACTGTCTTAACCTCATGCCAACCAGCATTTTAGTGCAAATAGAAATACCGACGGAACGCAACATTACGGACGTAACCAGTGAAGCCGTGCGAGACACGATAGCAAACCTGTTTCCATACGATCCGAGGTTTGACCAGTTAATAAAGTCAGGCGCAAAGGTTGAGATCACTTTAAAGCAACCACTGGCAGAAAAGGCCCCGGTGCCAGCTCAACCGGTCAAGGCAGAGAGCCCAAAACCTTAAAGCAAGTGATCCACCATGCAATACCTTATTTTTACGGCAACATTCCCGCTCGAAGGCAAGAAAATCAGTGGCGACCACGTTAAGCAACTGGCTGAAATATTTAGGCAGCAATTTGCAAGCATGGGCGCAGAAGTGGAAATAACCGTGCAAAGTGATCCCGTTGAACAACCGCCAACCACAGAATTAGGTTAAAGACCATGCCAAACAACAAGGACGATAACTTAAACAAAGAAAAAGAAGAACAGCCAACCGAGCCAACCGAGCCAGAGCAACCGACAGAACCGGAGCAACCAGAACCCATAACCCCGGCAAGCGAAACTAAAGAGGTTGTTACGCACGAAAAAGAGTCAAGGCAGGAAGAACCAAACCACGCCCAAACTGCAAAGGAATTGCTAAAGCCCTTTGCTGAACTTATAGCCGACAAGGACAAGCCCCGGGCTCTCAAAGTCAGGGAGATTTTGAAGGGCTTGCATGAACAAGGTAAAGTGACCTTGCTGGGTAATGACCTGTATTATGCCGTCCGTAGTGAACTTGCTAGTATTTTCGGCGTAACTACTCAGGCAATCGAGAAGCAAGCGCGACAGGTTGTAGAAGTTGGCAACCGTGACACTAGCGACGAGCCCGAATTTCCAAATGAGCCCATCGGGCCAAAGCAGCCAGCCACAGAGACGCCCGCCGGCGGCGCTCCTGTAGGTGCCCCTATTGGAGGGTTCAAGGCTACAGACAGTCAGACCGGCGAGCAGATCGAAGCCCAAGAAATGATGGTTTGGGATAAAAAAAAGGTTGGCAGGATCGTAGCATTGCCGATCAACTTTGGCACCTTGCTATCTGACGCATGGGTGCCGCTGTCAAAGGCCGAAAGGGAGGAGCTAGGCGATTCATTCTTGCAGATTTTCAAAGATTATTTGCCGACGACAAAAAAGACGGGCTCATTTCTGGCTGCTATGGCGGCTATGGAAATGATCCTTATGCCAAGGATCAGCGGCATGTTTGAAGCCAGAAAGCAAGGCGCTGACATTGAAAAAGTGAAGGAGAAGGTCAAGGCAAAGATACAGGAGGCGCTAGGCAACGACGAAAAATGAAGAGCCCCTGATAGTTCCACCGGCTGACGCCCCGATGGCTGACAAGGCCGAGTATGCCTTCAAATATCTGAGATCGGAAATGGAAAAAGCGGCTGCTGCCGTAGGTAAAAAGCCCACGTTGCAAGAAAAGATGTTATTCGCGGCTTTTGAAAATGCTCTACCGCTGATCCTTGACATAGCGCCGGACGAGTCAAAGGTTTGGCTCAAGCGTATTTTCAACCTTGTAGGCTACGTAGCAGGCTATTGGGATACTCCATCGGGTGAAGAATGACCTATAGGATTAATTTCTGTCAGGGCGAGCTCTCCGAGCACGTAGCCATAATAGGAGACGGCAAAGTAGGAAAAACATCTTTTGCCAGAGATCACTTGCTCAGGAAATTGCCGGGCACTTTTAAAAAGTGGTGCTACGACTATAACCACAACGGCTTTATCGGCATAGGCCCGCCCGTGCGAAGCCTTGACGCCCTGATCGACGCCAACATGCAGTATCTACCACAGGAAAAATCAAAAGAAGAATTGAACGGGTTTTTGGAAGTGGCTCTCAGACTCGGAAACAGGGTCGTAGCCATAGACGAATTTCATGCACAGCAAAACAGCAAGAGCATACCAAAGCCGACGCAGGTGTTTTTAAAAACATTCAGACACGTAAGCGGATCGTGGATCGTCATTGCTCAAAGCCCGCTCGAATTGCACGACGATGTTTATCACAATGCAGATCACATCTTTGCATTTTTTATGAAGCCAACTAGCCGGCATACTGCCTGGTACTACGAAAAATTTGGCCAGCCCATGACCTTTAAACTAATGGAGTTGCATTATGAAGCGGTGCAGCTCAAGGCCAAGCGGCCCTACATCTACACCGGCGCCAGCTCTATAGAAGCGGTGATCTATTCCCACAAGGGCAAGTTTGTCCAGCGATTTGATGCAAAGGGCAAGCCGATCATAGTGCAACTGAAAGGAGCGAAGGCATGACAACCCTGATCGGATTCTGCCATATCTGCGGTAAGAAATTGAAAGGTGAAAACAAGCAAGGGCTAATGATCAGCCGGGGCAAGCACTACATCAACGTCCACGGTCTCAATATTTCAATAGTGGAAAACGGACATATCCAAGTCATATATATAGTGCCTGCACGAACCCTGACCTTTTGACTTTATTCGCCGGTTCGACCTGACTACTATGGTTACTACAACCATTATCGGCGTAGCAGCCGAAGAAAAGGAGACAGTGGTATAACACATGCCAGACAAGATCGACGTTAAAGAATACATCGTGCCGGCAATGGCCTTTTTGGCCTTTGTCATAAGCATGATCCTGCTTTGGGTAAACTGGAACGCGGTAAAGACCAAGGTTCAGCAATAATAGGTGATCCGCATGAGGGCGCAAAACATCTTACACAATGAAGTCCTGAGCATCAAAGAAGGCGAGTCAACCCCGACAAAACTACCGGTTGGCGTAACTTACGGCGAGATCAGGATTTTTGTAGAGGGCACCTACACGCTGGGCACCGGTGTCCTACATAGCGACAGCCCAAGGCAAGTGTTTCGAAATGCCAAGCTGGAATACAACAATGCAAACGCCATCTATAGCGGCAAGTCGAAAGACTTTCGCATAATGAACTATTACGATCAGATCGGCGTTGAGCACTTCACAGCGGCAAATGGCAAGTTTGAAGCATTGCTCAGATGGAACAAAGGCATGATTCTGGCTGACGAAAGCGTTTTGCCCGCCGGACATGTCCATCCGTTTGGCAAGATTACACAGCTCAACATTGATCTAACGTGGATGACGAAGAGCGACTTTTTCAGCACGGTAGGCACCGCCACAATCGACACAGCAAAGGCATACATCAGCTACGATCAGATAGAGACTACAAAGAGCGAGATCATGCAGATATTTGGCGACAGGCTGGAAAGATACGCATTGCCGAGAGTCACAGCAAAGCAGACAGATGCCAAGGTTGCAAACACCGAATTGTCCGAAGTGCTAAACGTCGGCAGCGGCAATCTGCACAAGCGGGCCTTTGTGACCACGTTTGACAACGCCAACCCGGCAGTAGAACAGGACGACAGGATCGAAAAATACCAAGTAAAGCGCACCTTGCCAGTTTCAGACGCCAAGGAGCTGATCACGGCACGATACAAGGCTGCGCAGGCAGACGACAAGTCATTCTACAAGTTTGGCACGGCTCTAAAGGGCACCTTTGCAATTGACTACGACAAAGAGGTATCGATGGACGGCCGAGGTATCCTCGTAGAGTCGAAGGAGGAGGCGCTAAAGCTGCTAGCCAAGATCGACAACCCAACTGTGTTCCGCTATGTCAGTGAAGAATATGTGGTAAACAGAGAGCACGTGCAGAGCGGCGGCAAGCTGGTATTTGGCATCTAGAACCTCTTTCATATTGGAGGTCTAGTTTGACAAATGCTAACACCAAGCGACGCACAAAACAAGTGTGACTGTCCGTCAGCGATAGCAAACACAAGGACAGAGATAGCGCCAGCGCCACCCGTGATAGAGCAAACCAGCCCTCCGCCAGTGCTAACCGGGAACATTATGATCGCATCTGACAGCAGCCAGACAACAACAAGAACGGCAAAATTTAGAAACTTTGCAATGGACGCGGAACAATTCATCAGGGACAACATCGGCCTTGTCGTATTTGTTGTATTTGCGATTCTGATCGGCCTTGCTCTTGCGGCTCTGTTCACAAAACCCGGCAAGAAGATGGCGGCAGCGGTAGCAGGGTGATGAGTGCTAATGAGCATAATGATCCTGTCAAGGCAGGACGGCAGCCGTATAGCGTCATTGCCCGGAATGAGCAATGTTGTCAAGCAAGGCGAAAGAATCAACGTCAACATAGTGCAAGCATCAAAAAACGCATCATTGCCGGTAAATATCAACACTATTAGAGTGGGAACGATCAATACTGATCAATTCGGTAACGGTAACACATCTATAGTAATGGACGTTCAGGGCGGCAGGTCATACACTGTCAACGTGCCGGACGTGGCAAGATCGGAATCGCACATCGAGAGCGTTTTTGTGCAGAGCACGGCCCCGACACCGACGCCAAGCCAGCAGCCTACGACGACAAGCACCACGCCAAGCCAGACCACAACGACAAGCACCACGCCAAGCCAGACCACAACGACAAGCACCACGCCAAGCCAGACCACAACGACAAGCACCACGCCAAGCCAGACCACAACGACAAGCACCACGCCAAGCCAGACCACAACGACAACAATAACGACTTCAGCGTCCAGTGGATTTGATCTGATGAACAAAGCCAAAGAAGTAGAAGAATGGTTTAGGCGCAACCTGATCCCGGTGCTATTCATTGCGCTGGGCATGGTATTGGTAGCCGTATTTGCAGGAACAAAAGCGGGCCGTCAGGTAGTGAAAAAGGCCGTTGGCGCACCGATAAAGAGGTAAGGAAGGCGAGCAACAACATGCCAATTCTGATAATCACGCCCGACTCTGGCAAAGCAGGGGACAAGGTGGCTCTGCAATCTTCAGGATGGACGCCAAACGCTCAACTTGTATACGAATGGCCGGCAATCAATTTTAGGATAGACGACCTAAGAGCTGACGAAAGCGGAAGGTTTGACCGCTTTATCTCTATCGATCCACTGCTCAAGCCGGGCACTTACAAAGTCAGAATGTATGAGCGTTTAAAGCCGACCAATATTGCAGAAGCCACTTTCACATCGACCAATCTGACACCGGGGACTAAAGTGGTGACAAGAGGCAACCCGGTATACTTTTTCAATGGTGATCAGGTAGGGCCGTCACCGGCTCAAGCCAGAAAAACAATAACGTGGTTAGGAAACCTAAAATCGGCTATACTTGTCGTTAACTTTGCTAATAAACCGGGCTGGGTTTTGGAGCAAGCAACGCTCAACGGTAAGAACTATGCTCCTACTTCACACAACAATATCAGCGCTGAAGTAAAAGATGCTTTGATAAACGGTGATAACACCCTGACAATTCATTATGCAACGCCGTTTTTGACACCACATCTTGGCGACAGAAACACGCTTACGGCATACATCATACCGGATGTCGAAACAATCGCCGGGCTATCGGGAATAGTAAGCGATATGCCGTCGCTTGATTTGTTGGTTAAGGATATTGATAAGCGCCTTGCAAACGCCACAATTCCAACAATCATAATCTTGGTCGCAATTGCCATCATTAGCGTAGCTATTGCAGCGATCTTTGGCAAAGTTGGAGGGTTTCTGTAAAAATGAATAACAATCTTGTTGTCGGGCTTGCGATAGGTTTGCTGGCGGCTGCGGTGCTTATCATGTTGCATCACTGGAACAAACACGGCTATATTATCGACAAAAACGATGTCAATAGTCACGAATTTTTTGCAGGACTTGCCAGCGCTTTGGGCGCTGGTCTACTCATAGGAGGTGGAACATGAAATTGGCAAAGTGTAAACTTTGTAAAAAAGTGCATAAGGGGATCGGTGATTTCTGTCCAACTTGTTTGCGCATAAAGCGCATGGTCAGGAAGATACCAAAAGG
Coding sequences within it:
- a CDS encoding helix-turn-helix domain-containing protein gives rise to the protein MGQFVTKTASRKFLTPEERQLIWKLRKRQLSIHYIAKRLKCSTRTVSHWIHKFAEVEGQQFYDMRKINDRIRLAARKAIKQIKHSRWPVIEYLRRKFEETNDIRWLPTNISDFDRYNTFTVRLLGGPPF
- a CDS encoding DUF5678 domain-containing protein, encoding MGNHSDKWTSITVSRDVYKALEKTKKNGETFNDVVASMVAEKERSKKQESELDWLVRQGPDFLVPYAGKYIAIWKHEIIGVGRHEGEALDAARKKVPDSNPTIMGVPTQEGFIGGFKIAKTANT
- a CDS encoding retropepsin-like aspartic protease, with the protein product MDLKLPKQQILEYPWLPYRTRYFDVLYYPVANIAVRYGHSNNWLSGLFVIDSGADITTMNKIVAEMLGISDFESGERIELTAAGGSAIEARIHRVDIAFNGIVVPDVRIAFAKKNELKMSLLGRLDVFDYFDVNLQARTRRTILVH
- a CDS encoding winged helix-turn-helix domain-containing protein; protein product: MATVTVSTPPAAMPAPTQTEIDAVSATSMETTSTPQRAITSQKKVKKVRTGGRLDGVRRNYRSVGGKTFDDTNAVKEHILQLIETKPRTPRELCKLTGYSRMNINRYTSKLAKEGKIEKDGHMWKKKNLTAAQVAQVLVENLSEEEFGQLPILKPWIEKLGDNPSRGERREFSCFRNICLGIYLPGFKCNPENWQYKETTREFAEKYKAATGRKKPPYGVRQSIRTFLGVCLGIPLRENPFLIQIGIDGEKENIGAHGDIKISEEDGELDKAIEYCKSLPEPLNLQMLALLAFNMEAMPRSERGMLIEVEDVSFEDQVIEQAWLKNYAKPVRDPDQLQMLHALALALPDGVVRFERVTRRIAVVKHLETKTGDEWETYIITPALVQAAETWIEQRRNAPGVSWIDSEGNRHEGYRYVFYDGHDINPDETQEGGILEQVNAQYNFRENLRALYRHLGKTDAYMFKQPLYTLRHCGAQLMLERSDYDYDYVAEHGWNDTATLRTWYGHRGKASLKDKLLHR